gatgtggctgaaagaagttagCATGGATGACTTCTTTCAATCCACCCTTGctcatatcatctatctatttatctatctgcctaatatctatctatctattatctagctatctattatctatctattatctatctatctatctatctatcttatataatCCCATATCTATTCTTATATAGATAAATATTCATGAGATGTATACAGCCGCTCTATTGTAATCTGCAGTTGAatatgatgatagatagatagatagatagatagatactaactGTAATCCTGCCCCAAATATCTAGtcttaataaataataaataataataataatattaatattaataataataataataataatgtaatattatataaCAAACAAAACCTAAGGAATGTTATGATTATTCAAAAGGGCCATAATCTCCAGTAGATGTGCATACTCTACATAAACCAGTGTGTTATAATATGAAATTGACTATTTAATAGCTTAGAGGGGCCAAAGGGGATGACAGTATTGATATTttatgtagtgtatatactgtagctAATCATAAATACATCATAATTTCATTTGTGTGGATATAAAGAACTAGTATATAAACCTGCAAACAGGAGAATGTAAAAAACATAGTTAATATTGTGGTCTAAGCTGACAGTAGAGAGCATGATATCCGCCTGGAGTGCAGACATTTCACATGTAGATCTGGGATTTTAGAGCAACATCTCTAGACATACATGAGATGCAATCATCATTGCACTTACTCTTCTGAATATCAAATCTGATCAAGAATCTGATATACATCTGACCCCGACTATTCTAAATCTTTAATGACATCTAATTCTGAAGGACATTTACCTTCTGCTACCATTTCTGCTGATAATAGCTATTTTTGACAAAGCTTTGATCATCGAGAATATTGTATGAAATGACAATGTTATGTACTCTACCTGTAGACGAGGGAGTCATCGTATGTGCCATTGTATTGTATCTGAAACATTCGTATTCCAGGGATATTTCTTTGAAAATTGAATTTAATGAGTGCCGTCGATGACGTTGCTTCTGCCACCACCACCTTCTTGTCTTGGCTCAGTTTTGTATCTCCATTGCTGCTACTTGAATTGGAACCAGATTTAGTAGACGTCGATATGTCTGATGATCCAGGATCTGGCTCGTGAATGTGGTTTGTACTATTCACTAAGTGAGGGAGTTTGATTATGTGAAGATTGATTGTTTTTGTTGTCTCTCCAGCAGGATTAGAAGCTATGCATGCAAATGGGCCTCCATCTTTGACTGTAGTTATAACAATGTCTAGGGTTCCATTGTCGTAAACCAAAATCCTTGTTCCGTTGGATATTAACTTTCCTTCGGGGGATATCCAGTGAACTGCAGGTTCAGGGTCTCCAAGGGCTTTGCATTTTAAGACTGCTCTTTGACCTTCCAGGACTTCCACATCTGGTGTATACCTTGTGATAAGTGGTGGCTCACATAAGAAGTCTTCTTCTGTGATGGACCAGAAATAACGTCCCGAAAGGAGGGGTGGGGACGCGCATGTCTCCAAGTCGTCCTCTCTCATAAGGCGCCTCAGCCATAGCAATTCACAGTTGCAATGTAAGGGGTTTCCACCAAAACTTAACGCAAACATGGAAGGGTTTATCATCCCTGAGGTTGCTAGCACCTGTGCTCTCTGAAACAAGGGGTCCGGTGGTAATTTTTGCAGTTTGTTAGATGTTACATCTAATCTATTTAGCTTGTGAAGATGGGAAAAAGTTCCCTTTGGGATGTGCTCAATCATGTTGTGATCAAGACTAAGAGTGTGCAAGCtgaccattttttccactgcctcccaAGGTATGGTCTCCAGGTTATTATAAGATAAATCAAGTTCCTCCAAGGCTAAAACATCATCAAAGGCGGTTGGTGAAATTAATATCAGTTGGTTATTGTTAAGTATCAAATGGTGGAGATTGGAAAGCCCGGCAAAGATGTCATTGGTGACTTTAGTCAATCGATTGCTGTTTAAATGCAATGCTCTTAAATTGCGCAAGTCAGCGAAAGAATGAGGTGTGATGTAACTTATTGTATTCCTGGACAGAGTCAGTTCCACCAGACTTGTCATGTTTGCAAAATCTTTCCGTTTTATATTGGTAACAAAATTATCTGCTAGCCTTAATTCAACGGTTTTTCGGTTGATGTTCGGTGGGATGAAGAGCAACCCTTTCTTATCACACAAGGTTGCGAGATTTGGAGATAGATTCTGACAGGCACAGCGCTTAGGACAGATCTCAGCTCTCACCGCCATGCCAATGAACAACAGATAACCGAACAGTTTTTCCATTGTAGATCAGGTTAAAAAGCCTGCAAGGAAACAGAGAGATTTGCCATTAGGGTTGTCCGttacatacattttttatttacattttttattgtctttttttATCTTTTCGGAGGAATTTAGGATACAGAAATGAAATAAAAGTGAGAGGAACAACAagtaaaaacaataaaacaatttaaaaaaattaaattttaaattCTTGAGAACCAAGAGCCATACATACATATGGCGCCTGGTGCTGTACTTTAATCTAaaggaatatatttataaacaAAAACCCTTTTTGGCCCAGAACATATTTGTAAATATAAATAACCAATAGCCAAAGGCTATAAAGTTCAGTTTTTGgcctattatttatttgttaaaatataacttttattatggtcctgtttaaaaaaataaataaacagaaaATGATGTGTGTTTATTTACAAACTTTTTACAAAAagcctaaggccactttcacacctgcgttaggtgcggatccgtctggtatctgcacagacggatccgcacctataaatgcaaacgatggtatccgttcagaatggatccgtctgcattctatgtaaaaaaaaaaaagtctaaatctaattgttagtcagacggatccgtcctgactttacattgaaagtcaatgggggacggatccgtttgcaattgcaccatattgtgtcaacgtcaaacggatccgtccccattgacttacattgtaagtcaggacggatccgtttggttccgcacagccaggtggacaccaaaatgctgcaagcagcgttttggtgtccgcctccagagcggaatggaggcggaacggagccaaactgaggcattctgaacggatccacatccattcagaaagcattggggctaaactgatccgttttgggccgcttgtgagagccttgaaacggatctcacaggtggacaccgaaacgctggtgtgaaagtagcctaaggtgatttaaaaaaatcaaagAGCATTGGTGTTGTGCTTTTTGTTTCACTGTATATCATTGATAGCTGGGATTGGGCTTCATTCTGCATAAACGCAATAGAAGTGTTATTTTTCACACTAACTTTGCTCTGATATCTAAAGTATCAATATGTTTATTGATAACTAAAACGAGAGCCAAAATAACGGCGTAGCTCAGACCTCCTCTATCTAGAGATGATAGAatatcccttaggcctcttgcacacgaccgtatggctttttcagtattttgcggttcgcaaaaaacggatctgcagaaaatacggatgacgtccgtgtgcattccgttttttgcggaacggaacagctggcccctgatagagcagtactatgcttgtccgttatgcggacaataataggacatgttccatctttgaacggaacggaaaaatggaaatatggaaacggaaggcatacggagtaccatctgtttttttttttgcggatccattgaaatgaatggttctgtatacggttcgtatacggtccgtata
The sequence above is drawn from the Bufo bufo chromosome 11, aBufBuf1.1, whole genome shotgun sequence genome and encodes:
- the LRFN5 gene encoding leucine-rich repeat and fibronectin type-III domain-containing protein 5: MEKLFGYLLFIGMAVRAEICPKRCACQNLSPNLATLCDKKGLLFIPPNINRKTVELRLADNFVTNIKRKDFANMTSLVELTLSRNTISYITPHSFADLRNLRALHLNSNRLTKVTNDIFAGLSNLHHLILNNNQLILISPTAFDDVLALEELDLSYNNLETIPWEAVEKMVSLHTLSLDHNMIEHIPKGTFSHLHKLNRLDVTSNKLQKLPPDPLFQRAQVLATSGMINPSMFALSFGGNPLHCNCELLWLRRLMREDDLETCASPPLLSGRYFWSITEEDFLCEPPLITRYTPDVEVLEGQRAVLKCKALGDPEPAVHWISPEGKLISNGTRILVYDNGTLDIVITTVKDGGPFACIASNPAGETTKTINLHIIKLPHLVNSTNHIHEPDPGSSDISTSTKSGSNSSSSNGDTKLSQDKKVVVAEATSSTALIKFNFQRNIPGIRMFQIQYNGTYDDSLVYRMIPPTSKTFRVNNLASGTVYDLCVLAIYDDGITSLTATRVVGCIQFTTEQDYVRCHFMQSQFLGGTMIIIIGGIIVASVLVFIIILMIRYKVCNGNEQHKATKVTNVYSQTNGSQNQSCSASMPPSASKQVVGHDESPQCCKSTDSGAPSSDTCSSQGAAATTSASPHTWTSNASASLKQKRKTQLKPTDSQSETVLNMESQNTNRNNSTALRLTNRPTGSPTYKRAQSRPSKFLTLPADTSRAKRRYSLNAEIMEYHCYVNSRNTGGLWSKRSMSMNGILVQSDNSDMDSGKATFSSSEWILESTV